ACGACTCTCAGGTGCACGGCTGAAGCGAGCAGCCGAGCGGCAGGAATCGGGATCACAGTACCAGCTTCCCCCACGAGAGACACGATTGGAGCTAGTTCCTTCTTCCCATGCACTGCCATCACAAAGGGAACCGTTATAGTTTTCGTGCCATTTATCCTGAACCCATTCCCAGACATTCCCATGCATATCATAAATTCCCCAGGAATTTGGTTTCTTCTGGCGAATGGGGTGAGTTTTACGACCTGAGTTTTCAGTGTACCATGCATACTCACTGAGTTCGGACTCGCTACCGCCAAAGTAATACCTGCTTTGTGTACCGGCTCTACAGGAATATTCCCATTCGGTTTCCGAAGGCAAACGATATTTGTCAGTATTTTCTGCTGCATTCAGTTTTTTAACAAATTCCTGGACATTTTCCCAGGAAACCATCTCAACAGGGCGAGCTTCACCCTTGAAGTGTGAAGGGTTATTTCCCATTATAGTCTTCCATTGTTTTTGTGTAACCTGTGATTTGCTCATGTAAAAATGGCTTTTAATCGTTACTCTGTGGGTCGGAGATTCGAAGTCTGACCTTCCCAACTCATCAGAAAAGGAACCCATATCAAACTCCCCGGTCGGAACCGATACAAACTCCATACCGGTGGACAAGCTGATGAATGTTTCAGGAATTTCTGAGTTTCCAGATTTTGCAGCAATGGATGAGTCTTGAATTGAGTCTTGAATTGAGTCTTGAATTGAGTTTCTGGCTTCTTCCTTTTCTCCCTTTTTCAGATAACACCTAACTGCATTGATGTGATTTATAATACTGATCTTGCTTCCCACAGAACCTCCCCCCGAAAGTTCTTGCTTCTGGCAGTTTCTATAGTTTCTCCCTATTTTTCACATTATTGGCAGAGACAATAATAGAGTCATATATTGGCGGAAACTCATTTCTAAGTTTCATAGCTAACTTATTTATATAGTCCATGTACTTTTTATTTAGCGCAAAATTCTCCACTTTGACTTATAAGAAGCATATTCAATGACAAACTTGCGTTAAATACAGATTTTCATTTTTTAATTGCTAATGAGCTGTGGTTTTTCATCAAATACGATATTTCCTGTCTCTCCCTTAAACCTGAACTGTCGGGAAAAAGGTTTCAAAAAAACTCATATAAACAAAAGTAAAATATGAGTTAGTCTATCATAAGTGACCCCTACCCAAGATCTAAAAAACCTGAAGCCCTAAAACCATGGACAGCCGAACCGCCCGTTATTTGAAATCCCATTTTCAGAACTATTATAAAACTGCTGAGATAAGCCTCCCAGACCACCTGCCTAATAGAGAATGGGCTTTTATCTTCTACGACGACATGCCGGAAAAGATGATGCACAGGCACAAGTCTTTCGGCTCATCTGGAGAAGCTCTTGATTACCTTTACGGCATGGCTCCTGCGCATGTTTACAATTCTACTGCTTATTACGAATATCCTGATGCGCGGAAAATGAACGAAAAGAACTGGCTTGGGGCAGAGCTCATTTTTGACCTTGATGCAGACCATCTGCCCAATGCCCCGAGAAACTATGCGGATATGCTTGAGCTTGTGAAGAAAGAGTCTCTTAAGCTCATGGACTTCCTTTT
The genomic region above belongs to Methanosarcina horonobensis HB-1 = JCM 15518 and contains:
- a CDS encoding formylglycine-generating enzyme family protein; this encodes MGSKISIINHINAVRCYLKKGEKEEARNSIQDSIQDSIQDSSIAAKSGNSEIPETFISLSTGMEFVSVPTGEFDMGSFSDELGRSDFESPTHRVTIKSHFYMSKSQVTQKQWKTIMGNNPSHFKGEARPVEMVSWENVQEFVKKLNAAENTDKYRLPSETEWEYSCRAGTQSRYYFGGSESELSEYAWYTENSGRKTHPIRQKKPNSWGIYDMHGNVWEWVQDKWHENYNGSLCDGSAWEEGTSSNRVSRGGSWYCDPDSCRSAARFSRAPESRFANLGFRLVREL